A stretch of Deltaproteobacteria bacterium DNA encodes these proteins:
- a CDS encoding MBL fold metallo-hydrolase, translating to MKIRYNGHSCFSIFAADGTCVVCDPYETGSYGGAIGYLPVDSKPDVVTISHEHPDHNYTKGFSGDFALMRQPGEAKGIRFDVVGADHDGEGGSQRGKVRMFDFTVDGIRVCHAADLGHVLTPEQASALSGVDVLLLPVGGFYTIDANEATDVVETLRPRVVIPMHYKTDKCGFTIDPVDGFLAGKTNVKRIDTDEIELFADRLPGETEILVLKHRL from the coding sequence ATGAAGATTCGCTACAACGGACATTCGTGCTTTTCGATCTTCGCGGCGGACGGGACGTGCGTGGTCTGTGACCCATACGAAACGGGATCTTACGGCGGCGCGATCGGCTACCTGCCCGTGGATTCGAAACCCGACGTCGTCACGATCTCGCACGAGCACCCGGATCACAACTACACCAAGGGCTTTTCGGGCGACTTCGCCCTGATGCGCCAACCGGGCGAGGCGAAGGGCATTCGCTTCGACGTGGTCGGCGCGGATCACGACGGCGAAGGCGGATCGCAGCGCGGCAAGGTGCGGATGTTCGACTTCACGGTGGACGGCATCCGCGTGTGCCACGCGGCGGACCTCGGCCACGTGCTCACGCCGGAGCAGGCGTCGGCGCTCTCGGGCGTCGATGTGCTGCTACTGCCGGTCGGCGGCTTCTACACGATCGACGCGAACGAGGCGACGGATGTGGTCGAGACGCTGCGCCCGCGCGTGGTGATCCCCATGCACTACAAGACCGACAAGTGCGGCTTCACCATCGACCCGGTGGACGGATTTTTGGCGGGCAAGACCAACGTGAAGCGCATCGACACGGACGAGATCGAACTGTTCGCCGATCGCCTTCCGGGCGAGACGGAGATTCTGGTGCTGAAGCACCGCCTATAG
- a CDS encoding SMP-30/gluconolactonase/LRE family protein: MRHISMWALAAIAMVIWVPGCGDDDDDASTGSGQAVDDDNDDDVDDDADDDDTDDDATDDDVDDDADDDVDDDDEVPLPVTPDVLLDGEFGETEGLAFLPDGRMFVQGDDGVHEIFGDGTYATRATFVDPLGLAHDGDGNILVADYGDTSGFDFGDYEVDGSIVRMTPNGDKTTIATGIADPNFIAVRDDGSLLVSDDFVTDMFLVPAGGGAPSVFTDAIEAANGLVFSLDRSVLYVCQTFINAGGILPDRRIWSVALDENGDPGDVSLFVELPVGSAPDGAALDEEGRLYVAANLMGTIWRIDPAGPTVEKVADGMPFVASLAFSRGGEFPETTLYATQLVGGKIWSLDLGVAGAQLP; the protein is encoded by the coding sequence ATGCGTCATATCTCGATGTGGGCTCTCGCGGCGATCGCGATGGTGATTTGGGTTCCGGGCTGCGGCGACGATGACGACGACGCCTCGACAGGCTCGGGGCAGGCGGTCGACGACGACAACGACGACGATGTCGACGACGACGCAGATGATGACGACACGGACGATGACGCGACGGACGACGATGTCGATGACGACGCGGACGACGATGTCGATGACGACGATGAGGTTCCCCTGCCCGTGACGCCGGACGTGCTGCTGGACGGCGAGTTCGGCGAGACCGAGGGCCTCGCATTCCTGCCGGACGGCCGCATGTTCGTGCAGGGCGACGATGGCGTCCACGAAATCTTCGGCGACGGAACCTACGCGACGCGCGCGACCTTCGTCGATCCGCTCGGCCTCGCGCACGACGGCGACGGCAACATCCTTGTCGCCGACTACGGCGATACCTCGGGTTTCGATTTCGGCGATTACGAGGTCGACGGCTCGATCGTTCGTATGACGCCGAACGGCGACAAGACGACGATCGCAACGGGGATCGCCGACCCCAACTTCATCGCGGTGCGCGACGACGGGTCCTTGCTCGTGTCTGACGATTTCGTGACCGACATGTTCCTCGTCCCCGCCGGTGGGGGCGCGCCCTCCGTGTTTACCGACGCGATCGAGGCGGCCAACGGGCTCGTCTTTTCGCTCGACCGGTCCGTGCTTTACGTCTGCCAGACCTTCATCAACGCGGGCGGCATCCTGCCCGACCGGCGCATCTGGTCCGTCGCGCTGGACGAAAATGGCGATCCGGGCGACGTGTCTCTCTTCGTCGAGCTGCCGGTCGGTTCCGCGCCCGACGGAGCGGCGCTTGACGAAGAAGGTCGCCTCTACGTCGCGGCGAACCTCATGGGCACGATCTGGCGGATCGACCCGGCCGGCCCCACGGTCGAAAAAGTTGCGGACGGCATGCCCTTCGTCGCCAGCCTCGCCTTCAGCCGCGGCGGCGAGTTCCCCGAAACCACCCTCTACGCCACGCAGCTCGTCGGCGGGAAAATCTGGTCGCTCGATCTGGGGGTCGCCGGCGCGCAGCTGCCGTGA